From Cuculus canorus isolate bCucCan1 chromosome 7, bCucCan1.pri, whole genome shotgun sequence, one genomic window encodes:
- the CUTC gene encoding copper homeostasis protein cutC homolog isoform X2 — translation MDDGFLMEVCVDSVESAVNAERGGLLQVVKQCVRVPVFVMIRPRGGDFLYSDREVEVMKADIRLAKLHGADGLVFGALTEDGRIDTELCTALLAVCRPLPVTFHRAFDMVHDPVVALETLISLGFERVLTSGCDSSALEGLSLIKRLAEQAKGRIVVVPGGGITERNLQRILEGSTASEFHCSARSARDSGMKFRNPNVAMGASFSAPEYSIKVADVAKVRTLNAIAKNIL, via the exons ATGGACGATGGCTTCCTCATGGAGGTGTGCGTGGACTCGGTGGAGTCCGCCGTCAACGCGGAGCGCGGAG GACTCCTGCAGGTGGTGAAGCAGTGTGTAAGAGTGCCCGTCTTCGTGATGATCCGACCCCGTGGTGGAGATTTCCTGTACTCAGACCGAGAAGTGGAAGTCATGAAAGCTGATATCCGCCTTGCCAAGCTGCATGGGGCCGACGGGCTGGTATTCGGCGCCCTTACTGAGGATGGGCGCATTGATACAGagctctgcacagcactgctgg CGGTGTGCCGTCCCCTGCCAGTCACGTTTCACCGAG CCTTTGACATGGTACACGACCCTGTGGTGGCGTTGGAGACCCTGATTTCTCTGGGATTTGAGCGGGTGTTGACAAGTGGCTGTGATagctcagcactggaaggattGTCCTTAATTAAGAGGCTTGCAGAACAG GCGAAGGGCAGAATCGTGGTGGTGCCAG GGGGTGGCATCACAGAGCGCAACCTGCAGAGAATTCTGGAAGGCTCCACTGCTTCTGAGTTTCACTGCTCTGCTCGCTCAGCCCGGGATTCAGGAATGAAGTTCAG AAATCCAAACGTTGCCATGGGAGCGTCCTTCTCTGCCCCTGAATACTCCATAAAGGTGGCGGATGTGGCCAAAGTGAGGACCCTGAACGCGATCGCAAAGAACATTCTCTAG
- the CUTC gene encoding copper homeostasis protein cutC homolog isoform X1 produces MDDGFLMEVCVDSVESAVNAERGGAGRIELCAGLVEGGTTPSMGLLQVVKQCVRVPVFVMIRPRGGDFLYSDREVEVMKADIRLAKLHGADGLVFGALTEDGRIDTELCTALLAVCRPLPVTFHRAFDMVHDPVVALETLISLGFERVLTSGCDSSALEGLSLIKRLAEQAKGRIVVVPGGGITERNLQRILEGSTASEFHCSARSARDSGMKFRNPNVAMGASFSAPEYSIKVADVAKVRTLNAIAKNIL; encoded by the exons ATGGACGATGGCTTCCTCATGGAGGTGTGCGTGGACTCGGTGGAGTCCGCCGTCAACGCGGAGCGCGGAG GTGCCGGCCGGATCGAGCTGTGCGCGGGCCTCGTGGAAGGAGGGACCACCCCGAGCATGG GACTCCTGCAGGTGGTGAAGCAGTGTGTAAGAGTGCCCGTCTTCGTGATGATCCGACCCCGTGGTGGAGATTTCCTGTACTCAGACCGAGAAGTGGAAGTCATGAAAGCTGATATCCGCCTTGCCAAGCTGCATGGGGCCGACGGGCTGGTATTCGGCGCCCTTACTGAGGATGGGCGCATTGATACAGagctctgcacagcactgctgg CGGTGTGCCGTCCCCTGCCAGTCACGTTTCACCGAG CCTTTGACATGGTACACGACCCTGTGGTGGCGTTGGAGACCCTGATTTCTCTGGGATTTGAGCGGGTGTTGACAAGTGGCTGTGATagctcagcactggaaggattGTCCTTAATTAAGAGGCTTGCAGAACAG GCGAAGGGCAGAATCGTGGTGGTGCCAG GGGGTGGCATCACAGAGCGCAACCTGCAGAGAATTCTGGAAGGCTCCACTGCTTCTGAGTTTCACTGCTCTGCTCGCTCAGCCCGGGATTCAGGAATGAAGTTCAG AAATCCAAACGTTGCCATGGGAGCGTCCTTCTCTGCCCCTGAATACTCCATAAAGGTGGCGGATGTGGCCAAAGTGAGGACCCTGAACGCGATCGCAAAGAACATTCTCTAG
- the DNMBP gene encoding dynamin-binding protein isoform X4, translated as MTLLSSQTPTLETSSAATESPEQRMLEKRSKVIEELLQTERDYIRDLEMCVERIMVPLQQTQMQNIDFEGLFGNIHMVITFSKQLLSTLEASDAIGPVFLAQRAELESVYKVYCQNHDEAIALLETYEKDEKIQKLLLDLLDSLRSLYSEWGCTNYINLGSFLIKPVQRVMRYPLLLMELLSATPEAHPDKAPLTAALLAVKEINVNINEYKRRKDLVLKYRKGDEDSLMEKISKLNFHSIIKKSNRVSSHLKHLTGFAPQLKDEAFEETEKNFRMQERLIKSFIRDLSLYLQHVRESACMKALAAVSMWDLCTEKGGGDLEQFQKVNRLISDQLFSSFKERTERLVISPLNQLLSMFMGPHKLVQKRFDKLLDFHNCTERAEKLKDKRTLEELQSARNNYEALNAQLLDELPKFLRFAKELFASCVRGYAEVHCDFVRLALEELRPLLSLLKMSSREGNLIAIFQDEHSRVLQQLQAFTFFPESQAIPKKPFERKTVERQSARRQPLVGLPSYLLQSDDIRAALLARYPPDSLFQADRNFNAAQDLDVSLLEGDIVGVIKKKDPMGSQNRWLIDNGVTKGFVYSSFLKPYNPRRSQSDVSVASHSSNESEHSSSSPHSNTTLTFSPSGAAVTFTQKPPQDSASPADPYQSPQPPSETDSPSLPQLGSGDRTAPVEAGTVTSQCRYSRPELGCSPSSRNGHPAKAHLRPKPSVEDRDSGLESSESEGNQVYYALYTFKGRNTNELSVSANQRLRILQFEDITGNQEWWLAEAHGKQGYVPSSYIRKTEYT; from the exons aTGACTCTCCTGTCCTCTCAGACACCAACCCTGGAGACATCCTCGGCTGCCACTGAGAGCCCAGAGCAAAGGATGCTGGAGAAGAGGTCCAAGGTTATTGAGGAACTGCTCCAGACAGAACGGGACTATATCAGAGACCTGGAGATGTGCGTAGAGAGGATCATGGTGCCCCTGCAGCAGACGCAG ATGCAGAACATAGACTTTGAGGGTCTTTTTGGAAACATCCACATGGTAATTACCTTCTCCAAGCAGCTGCTATCCACCTTGGAGGCTTCAGATGCTATCG GGCCAGTGTTCCTGGCACAGCGTGCAGAGCTGGAGAGTGTCTACAAGGTGTATTGCCAGAACCATGATGAGGCTATCGCACTACTGGAAACCTACGAGAAGGATGAGAAGATACAGAAACTactcctggacctgctggatAGCCTCAG GAGCCTGTACAGTGAGTG GGGCTGTACAAACTACATTAACCTGGGCTCCTTCCTCATCAAGCCAGTGCAAAGGGTGATGCGGTACCCACTGCTGCTGATGGAGCTGCTGAGTGCCACCCCTGAGGCTCACCCTGACAAGGCACCGCTCACAGCTGCTCTCCTTGCAGTCAAAGAAATCAACGTCAACATCAATGAATACAAGCGCCGGAAGGACCTAG TGCTAAAGTACCGGAAAGGGGATGAGGATAGCCTCATGGAGAAGATCTCTAAGCTTAACTTCCACTCTATCATCAAGAAATCCAACCGTGTGAGCAGCCACCTCAAGCACCTCACAGGCTTTGCACCCCAG CTGAAAGATGAAGCCTTtgaggagacagagaaaaatttCCGGATGCAAGAGCGGCTGATTAAGTCCTTCATCCGAGACCTTTCCCTCTACCTGCAGCATGTCCGA GAGTCAGCCTGCATGAAAGCACTGGCAGCAGTGAGCATGTGGGACCTGTGCACTGAGAAGGGCGGTGGGGACTTGGAGCAGTTCCAGAAAGTGAATCGGCTCATCAGTGACCAGCTCTTCTCCAGTTTC AAAGAGCGGACGGAGCGGCTGGTGATCTCGCCCCTGAACCAGCTGCTGAGCATGTTCATGGGGCCCCACAAGCTGGTGCAGAAACGCTTCGACAAGCTCCTTGATTTCCACAACTGCACGGAGCGagcagagaagctgaaggaCAAGCGAACACTAGAGGAACTGCAGTCAGCCCGCAACAACTACGAGGCCCTCAATGCCCAGCTGCTGGATGAGCTGCCCAAGTTCCTGCGCTTTGCCAAGGAGTTGTTTGCCAGCTGCGTGCGGGGCTATGCCGAGGTGCACTGTGACTTTGTGCGCCTGgccctggaggagctgagaCCTCTGTTGTCG TTGCTGAAGATGTCCAGCAGGGAGGGGAATCTCATTGCCATCTTCCAGGATGAGCATAGTCGagtcctccagcagctccaggcctTCACCTTCTTCCCAGAGTCCCAAGCAATTCCCAAAAAGCCTTTTGAAAGGAAGACTGTGGAGCGGCAGTCTGCCAGGCGGCAGCCTCTTGTAGGCTTG CCAAGCTACCTCCTGCAGTCAGATGACATCCGAGCTGCCCTCCTGGCCCGCTATCCCCCCGACAGTCTCTTCCAAGCAGACCGCAACTTCAATGCTGCCCAAGACCTGGATGTCTCGCTGCTGGAAGGAGACATTGTGGGTGTCATCAAGAAGAAGGACCCCATGGGCAGCCAGAATCGCTGGCTCATAGACAATGGGG TGACCAAGGGCTTTGTGTACAGCTCCTTTCTGAAGCCCTACAACCCGCGCCGCAGCCAGTCGGATGTCTCTGTGGCCAGCCACTCTTCCAATGAGtcagagcacagcagctcctctccccaCAGCAACACCACGCTGACCTTCAGTCCCAGCGGAGCAGCTGTAACCTTCACTCAGAAACCCCCGCAGGACTCAGCCTCCCCGGCAGACCCATACcagtccccacagcccccctcgGAGACAGactccccctctctgccccagctTGGGTCTGGTGACAGGACAGCCCCAGTGGAGGCTGGTACAGTGACATCTCAGTGCCGCTACAGCCGCcctgagctgggctgcagccccagctctcgCAACGGGCACCCTGCCAAAGCACATCTCAGGCCCAAACCCTCCGTGGAGGACAGAGACTCTGGGCTGGAGAGCAGCGAGTCGGAGGGCAACCAG GTCTATTATGCTCTGTACACCTTCAAAGGCCGAAACACCAACGAGCTGAGTGTGTCGGCTAACCAAAGACTCAGGATCTTGCAGTTTGAGGACATCACGGGCAATCAGGAGTGGTGGCTGGCTGAGGCACATGGGAAGCAGGGCTACGTGCCCTCCAGTTACATCCGGAAGACAGAGTACACGTGA
- the ABCC2 gene encoding ATP-binding cassette sub-family C member 2: protein MSAALEEFCGSVFWNDSFLARPDADLPVCFQQTVLVWVPLGFFWILAPWQLLPMCKSGAKRSSVTILYIIKQVLATLLLLTAVAELAVAFVEDTEQEPLPDVQYTNPSLYIATWLLVLLIHDTRRFCLRRDSGVLFCFWTLSLLCGVLPFQSLIRKALQAPISDVPRFVLFFISYGLQLLLFLVSGFSDIAPETKEIMEKNPEVTASFLSSITFEWYTSTVFKGYRKPLEIEDIWELKDKDKTRAMYAVLETNMKTSVRKAQAELQKRKYKKRRREGDPDHGNNMSKAQSQDILMLEEKPPKKKKKKKDKGDSGPHKDYPRGWLVKTLCKTFWQNLLLSVVFKLVHDGLVFVSPQLLKLLIAFVSDEDAFAWQGYLYAILLFLAALIQSLCLQQYFSLCFQLGINVRASLIAAIYKKALTMSSATRKESTVGETVNLMSADAQRFMDMANFVHQLWSSPLQIILSIVFLWEELGPSVLAGIAVMVLLIPINAFLVARAKTIQVRNMKNKDERMKIMGEILNGIKILKLFAWEPSFEKRVNEIRARELKDLVNFSYLQSISVFVFTCAPFLVSLASFAVYVLVDENNILDAQKAFTAISLFNVLRFPMAMLPMVLSSLVQTNVSTARLERYLGGEDLDTSAIHHNPIAGSAVRFSEATFAWEQDGNAAIRDVTLDIVPGSLVAVVGAVGSGKSSLVSAMLGEMEHIKGHINIQGSLAYVPQQAWIQNATLKDNILFGSELDEARYQQVIKACALLPDLELLPAGDQTEIGEKGINLSGGQKQRVSLARAVYSNADIYVLDDPLSAVDAHVGKHLFDHVLGPKGLLQKKTRILVTHSISFLPQVDNIVVLVAGAVSEHGSYSTLLANRGAFAQFLNLYGSQEEDASDKNTSAVALAQDEEQGDEGTEPCVEEGPDDVVTMTLKREASIHRRKFSRSVSKCSTSSWKKAPEEPPKKLKGQQLIEKEAVETGKVKFSMYLRYLRAVGLWYSFFIAMGYVGQYVAYVGTNLWLSDWTDDAQHYLNQTYPVDQRDLRIGVFGALGVSQAIFLLFATILSARGSMQASRVMHQQLLSNILRVPMSFFDTTPTGRIVNRFAKDIFTIDETIPMSFRSWLSCFMGIISTLIMISLATPFFALVIIPLGIFYYFVLRFYVSTSRQLRRLDSVTRSPIYSHFGETVSGLSVIRAYGHQERFLQQNESTMDINQKSVYSWIISNRWLAIRLEFVGSLVVFFSALLAVISKGTLEGGIVGLSVSSALNVTQTLNWLVRTSSELETNIVAVERVHEYTKVENEAPWVTEKRPPRGWPSKGEIRFIDYKVRYRPELELVLQGITCDIGSTEKVGVVGRTGAGKSSLTNCLFRVLEAAGGTIIIDEVDIATIGLHDLRQNLTIIPQDPVLFTGTLRMNLDPFDQYTDEEVWKALELAHLKTYVQDLPEGLLHLVSEGGENLSVGQRQLVCLARALLRKAKILILDEATAAVDLETDHLIQTTIRSEFAACTVLTIAHRLHTIMDSSRVMVLQAGRIVEYDSPSELLKKDGVFSAMAKDAGITNAETTML, encoded by the exons ATGTCAGCAGCCTTGGAGGAATTCTGCGGCTCTGTCTTTTGG AATGACTCCTTCCTCGCTCGTCCAGATGCCGACTTGCCTGTGTGCTTCCAGCAGACTGTGCTGGTCTGGGTCCCCCTTGGCTTCTTCTGGATTCTGGCTCCATGGCAGCTCTTGCCCATGTGCAAATCCGGAGCCAAGAGATCATCTGTGACCATACTCTACATCATCAAACAG GTGCTGGCCACCTTGCTGCTGCTGACGGCAGTGGCAGAGTTGGCTGTGGCGTTTGTAGAAGACACAGAGCAGGAGCCTCTGCCAGATGTCCAGTACACCAACCCCAGCCTGTACATCGCCACCTGG ctcCTGGTCCTGCTGATCCATGACACGCGACGTTTCTGCTTGCGCAGAGACTCGGGAgtacttttctgcttctggacACTGTCCCTGCTCTGTGGGGTACTGCCATTCCAGTCACTCATCCGGAAAGCATTGCAG GCACCAATCTCTGACGTGCCACGGTTTGTCCTTTTCTTCATCTCCTATGgactccagctgctgctcttccttgtCTCAGGCTTCTCAGACATCGCcccagaaacaaaggaaatcatGGAGAAG AACCCAGAGGTGACAGCCTCCTTCCTGAGCTCCATCACCTTTGAGTGGTACACCAG cacgGTTTTCAAGGGCTACCGCAAGCCCTTGGAGATAGAGGATATCTGGGAATTGAAAGATAAAGACAAGACACGGGCTATGTATGCTGTTTTGGAGACGAACATGAAGACGTCAGTGAGGAAGGCCCaagcagaactgcagaaacGGAAATACAAGAAAAGACGCCGAGAAGGTGACCCAGATCATGGGAACAACATGAGCAAGGCCCAGAGCCAGGACATCCTGATGCTG GAGGAGAAGCCgccaaagaagaagaagaagaagaaggataAAGGGGACTCTGGCCCTCATAAGGATTACCCCAGGGGCTGGTTGGTGAAAACCCTGTGCAAGACCTTCTGGCAGAACCTCTTGCTGTCAGTGGTTTTCAAGCTGGTGCATGATGGACTTGTGTTTGTCAGCCCGCAGCTGCTGAA gctGCTGATCGCCTTTGTGTCAGATGAAGATGCCTTTGCTTGGCAAGGCTACCTGTATGCCATCTTGCTCTTCCTGGCAGCGCTGATCCAgtccctctgcctgcagcagtaCTTCAGCTTGTGCTTCCAGCTTGGCATAAATGTGCGTGCCAGTCTCATCGCTGCTATCTACAAGAAG gCACTCACCATGTCCAGTGCCACCCGCAAGGAGTCCACAGTGGGAGAGACTGTGAATCTGATGTCAGCCGATGCCCAGAGGTTCATGGACATGGCCAACTTCGTTCACCAGCTGTGGTCATCCCCTCTACAAATTATCCTGTCCATCGTCTTtctctgggaagagctgggcCCCTCTGTCCTGGCTGGCATTGCAGTCATGGTGCTGCTCATACCCATAAATGCGTTCCTGGTTGCCAGGGCCAAAACCATCCAG gTGAGAAACATGAAGAACAAGGATGAACGCATGAAAATAATGGGTGAAATCCTCAATGGAATCAAG ATCCTGAAGCTTTTTGCCTGGGAGCCCTCATTTGAGAAGCGAGTCAATGAGATCCGGGCACGTGAGCTCAAGGACTTAGTGAACTTCAGTTACCTGCAGTCAATCTCTGTCTTTGTGTTCACATGTGCCCCCTTCCTG GTCTCCTTGGCCAGCTTTGCCGTCTAcgtgctggtggatgagaacaACATACTGGATGCACAGAAGGCCTTCACTGCCATCTCCCTTTTCAATGTGCTGCGCTTCCCCATGGCCATGCTGCCTATGGTCCTCTCTTCCCTGGTGCAG ACCAATGTGTCGACTGCAAGGCTGGAGCGCTACCTGGGCGGAGAAGACTTGGACACCTCAGCTATCCACCACAACCCCATTGCAG GCAGCGCTGTGAGGTTCTCCGAGGCCACGTTTGCATGGGAGCAGGATGGCAATGCTGCAATAAGAGA TGTCACCCTGGACATCGTGCCTGGGAGCCTGGTGGCTGTGGTTGGGGCCGTGGGCTCAGGCAAGTCTTCACTGGTGTCAGCCATGCTTGGGGAGATGGAGCATATCAAAGGACACATCAATATTCAG GGCTCGCTGGCCTATGTCCCTCAGCAGGCCTGGATCCAGAATGCCACACTGAAAGACAACATCCTTTTTGGGTCAGAACTGGATGAAGCCAGGTATCAGCAGGTCATCAAGGCCTGTGCCCTCCTTCCAGACCTGGAACTGCTGCCTGCGGGTGACCAGACAGAAATTGGAGAGAAG GGCATTAACCTGAGTGGGGGCCAGAAGCAGCGAGTCAGCCTGGCCCGGGCAGTGTACAGCAACGCAGACATCTATGTCCTGGATGACCCATTGTCTGCTGTGGATGCTCACGTTGGCAAGCACCTCTTCGATCACGTGCTGGGGCCAAAAGGGCTGCTGCAAAAGAAG ACACGGATCTTGGTGACGCACAGTATCAGTTTCCTGCCCCAGGTCGATAACATCGTGGTGCTGGTGGCAGGAGCAGTGTCTGAGCACGGCTCCTACAGCACCCTGCTTGCAAACAGGGGGGCCTTTGCCCAGTTCCTGAACTTGTACGGCAGCCAGGAGGAGGATGCTTCAGACAAAAATACCTCAG CTGTTGCTTTAGCTCAGGATGAAGAACAGGGTGATGAAGGCACTGAGCCTTGTGTGGAGGAGGGCCCTGATGATGTGGTGACCATGACCCTGAAGCGAGAGGCCAGCATCCACCGAAGAAAGTTCAGTCGCAG CGTTAGTAAATGCAGCACCAGCTCCTGGAAGAAGGCCCCGGAGGAGCCCCCCAAGAAGCTGAAGGGACAGCAACTGATTGAGAAAGAAGCTGTGGAAACTGGCAAG GTGAAGTTCTCCATGTACCTGCGGTACCTGCGTGCTGTTGGCTTGTGGTATTCTTTCTTCATTGCCATGGGCTATGTCGGACAGTATGTTGCCTACGTGGGGACCAACCTGTGGCTCAGCGACTGGACTGATGATGCACAGCACTATCTGAACCAGACCTATCCTGTAGACCAGCGAGACCTGCGGATCGGTGTCtttggggcactgggagtgTCACAAG CAATCTTCCTGCTCTTTGCAACCATTCTGTCTGCTCGTGGTTCCATGCAAGCCTCTCGGGTGATGCATCAGCAACTTCTCAGCAACATCCTGCGTGTGCCCATGAGCTTTTTCGACACAACCCCGACTGGCCGCATTGTGAATAGGTTTGCCAAG GACATCTTCACGATAGACGAGACCATTCCCATGTCCTTCCGCAGCTGGCTCTCCTGTTTCATGGGCATCATTAGCACATTGATCATGATCTCCCTGGCCACCCCATTCTTCGCTCTCGTTATCATTCCCTTGGGCATCTTCTACTATTTTGTGCTG CGCTTCTACGTCTCCACGTCACGCCAGCTACGGCGTCTGGACTCTGTAACTAGGTCTCCCATCTACTCCCACTTTGGTGAGACGGTGTCAGGCCTTTCTGTGATCCGTGCCTATGGACACCAAGAACGGTTCCTGCAGCAGAATGAGAGCACTATGGACATCAATCAGAAAAGTGTTTACTCCTGGATAATCTCAAATAG GTGGCTGGCTATTCGTCTGGAGTTTGTTGGGAGCCTGGTGGTCTTCTTCTCTGCACTTCTAGCTGTGATTTCAAAGGGCACTTTGGAGGGCGGCATCGTGGGtctttctgtctcctctgcCCTCAAC GTAACCCAGACGCTGAACTGGCTGGTGCGGACGTCTTCAGAACTGGAGACGAACATTGTGGCCGTGGAGCGGGTACACGAATACACAAAGGTGGAGAATGAG GCTCCATGGGTGACAGAAAAGCGTCCACCCCGTGGCTGGCCCAGCAAAGGTGAGATCCGATTTATTGACTACAAAGTTCGTTACCGACCTGAACTGGAGCTGGTTCTTCAGGGGATCACCTGCGATATTGGAAGCACCGAGAAG GTTGGGGTTGTGGGCCGCACTGGGGCTGGGAAATCCTCCCTCACCAACTGCCTGTTCCGggtgctggaggctgctggaggGACGATCATCATTGACGAGGTGGATATAGCAACGATTGGCCTCCATGACCTTCGCCAGAACCTCACCATCATCCCCCAG GATCCCGTGCTCTTTACTGGCACTCTGCGGATGAACCTGGACCCCTTTGACCAGTACACAGATGAGGAGGTCTGGAAGGCCCTTGAGCTGGCCCACCTGAAGACATATGTGCAAGACCTTCCCGAGGGGCTGCTGCATCTTGTGAGCGAGGGAGGGGAGAACCTGAG tgTTGGGCAGCGGCAGCTCGTGTGCCTGGCCCGGGCCCTCCTCCGCAAAGCCAAGATCCTCATCCTTGATGAAGCAACAGCAGCCGTAGATCTGGAAACTGATCATTTAATCCAGACAACAATCCGAAGTGAGTTTGCTGCCTGCACTGTCCTTACCATCGCCCACCGCCTCCACACCATCATGGACAGCAGCAG GGTGATGGTGCTGCAAGCCGGGAGGATTGTGGAATACGACAGCCCCTCGGAGCTGCTCAAAAAGGACGGTGTCTTCTCCGCCATGGCGAAGGATGCTGGCATCACGAATGCAGAAACCACCATGTTGTAG